The DNA segment ATGTTGCACCATCAGACAAGTAAAGGTTGGTTCCCTGTTTGAAAAAAATAGAACCGCTAAGGAAAGTGCCTTTAGGAAATACAATCACGCCTCCACCATTAGCATAAGCAGTATCTATAACTTTCTGTATTTGTTCGGTCTGTACGATACTGGAATCGTTTTTGACTCCATAATCAGTAATTACGTACTTTCTTCCAAGATTATCTACATTGACTTTAGTCGTATCATTAAACCACTGCGGTATTGCTGTTCCATCAGGGAAAACAGACTGTTTGTTTTTTGCACTTAAACCTATGGTCATCAATGATGCGGTTAATAGTATCAGTTTTAACTTCATTATTATTAGAGTTTGTTAATTACGCCTGCAAAATTAACATGCGTTTATATAAGAAATGTGGTAATTTTGTTCGTTTTATATAAAAATCGTACGTTTATTAGCTATTTTGCGCTTTTAACATTTTCTTTTTCGTTTACCTTAATTAATAGTCCTGTAAGGTCTTTTATATTAGTATTTTTAAAAATTAATCCTTTTTGAGCCTTTATATTACAATTTTTAAACATAATGCTACTTAAAGGCATTTCGTCGTATCCTATTATCGATCCTACTGTTTGGCATGTACCGCTAACATTTATTATCTGTATATTCTTTAATTCTGTTAATTTCTCTGCTGCTGGAGCCAACGGCGGAACCATCCTCCATCGCATATTTATATCAAATACTGTGCGTGGGTTCTTAAGAGTTATATCTTTAAAAAGGATGTTTTCAATAACACCACCTCTGCTCGGTTGTGACTTGATACGAATACCGCCGGCATTTTCGGCATCCATAATACAATCTTTCACAGTGACATTACGAATACCACCTGATACTTCACTACCTATGTCTACACCGCTATGTCCATATCCAAATCTACAATTACTAATCAATATATTTTCTGAAGATCTTCCTATCATGCGACCTTCCTCATCTTTACCTGATTTTATAGATATACAATCATCGTTATCTTCAATATCGCAATTTGTGACAAAAACTTTAGATGATGAATCGATGTCTATACCGTCAGAACTGGGGATAGTATGTTCTGCTCTGATAACAGTACCATCAACTTTGAAACTGTCGGTATATAAGATATGAACACACCATGATGCCTGATCTTTGAGTAAAAGTCCACTCAATTTTCCTCCATCACAACGTGTAAAGCACATAAGTCTTGGACGACCACTCGTTCCAAAAGGATGTGATTTCCACTCTACTCCCCTACCATCTATTATACCTTTACCGCCTACCTCTACATTTTTACAGTCATTAAAGTTTAAGAGTGCTGATTTCCACATTTGTTCCTTACCTTCAAAACGTGTAGACACCAAAGGAAAATCTTTTTCATCTACTGTAGATGTGAGTTTGGCGCCTTTATCCAAAAACAAATTTACGCCTTTATGAAAAAACAAGGCACCTGTAATATAATCGCCTTTGGATATTACCAGTGTTCCTCCACCATTATTATATATGCTATCTATTGCTGACTGTATATAATGTGTATTTATCGTTTTGCCATCACCAATAGCTCCGAAATCTTTAACGTCATAACGTTTAGACTGTTTGTTAACTCTAAGCATCACCGTCTCATAAGGTTTCATTTCCAGATCAACCCAGGTACGGTCGTCTGCAATACGAGAATCAATATGAGAGATTTTACCGGTCTCACCATTCCACGCTTCAGCTTTTCCTATAATATCCATTCCGATAGAAAATTTCTGATTACGGTGACCTTCATTGAATATGAAATAGAATTCTCCATCAGGTGTTATTCTACGGGTATATCTGATATCTATTGTCTGGTCTACGGGCATACGTTTTGGTTCACCTCCACGTCTTGGTGCATTATTTACCTCTTCGGGCTGGTTGTTTTTGACAACAATCTCTCCACGAGGCATAGCTGCATCCACATTAGCGGTATATTCATCAGAAGGTTCAACAAACTCAGAATCACTTTTAACAAAAGTCTTTGCATCTTCAAATGTTCTGTCTATTATATAATAAGGTGTACTACCCCAGAACAAGACCTTTCCACCTTCCTTTTCAAAATCTCTTATAACATGCCATGCCTTCTCTGACAAAGCATCGGCAGATGGTATTATCAAGGTATTATACTTTTGTCCACTCTTATTCTGCAAATAACCGTGACCTACATTTATAGCTTCAGTGAATGCATCATCATCAATATAATCGAAATCACGTTTATGCTGAAGTAATAAATGCGTTATCCTTTTTACTCTTTCGGCAGCATTATTATTACCCAGCCACAACGAATTAGTAGGATAATACATTGCTACACGCGCACCTGGAATTCCTTGTGTGAGGATATATGCAGTACGATTGGTATAATCGTTCAACTTATGCATACCTGGTTGAGAAATCCATCCTTGGTTCTCTGAACCTGCAATCCAAAACATAAATTCGAAGAAATTAATTCCACGTACCATCTGGTAATCTAATACATACTTGGCTTCTGTTATAGTAGGAATATTATAGTATGCTGCAAAACTTTCAC comes from the Xylanibacter oryzae DSM 17970 genome and includes:
- a CDS encoding glycosyl hydrolase, which codes for MKSISIKLLMSAFAIFCFMPILGQEKSWLGIHEKPLSLLNKNFNNPPSEYASHVIWGLEGNIDKKMICSDLDSIKARGFKAVILEAGYHLPCKYLSEGWFKMVSLIVNEAKKRAMKVWIIDEGKYPSGFAGGKFSEERPYLRMQALVSCGVINVSSGEVLTNSQIDKNAISAVAICNTSGLHKEVQISDHKISFSAGMDSWRIMIVKPDFRTGQTRCVNNPTGAKDTRYSQMDYMNPKAVRQFIDWTHEQYKKYIGGEFGKTVLGFRGDEPDYSYIPFTPAIIDSFRVIKGYDPKLYLASLVAPTQTEKERRFKADYWDVWSRLFADNYFKQVADWCGKNGMAHVTHLNNDHNMPACVKSEGNLFRDLNKVQIPGIDAIWNQIWPDTVNDFPKYASSVAHVYGKPRSFSESFAAYYNIPTITEAKYVLDYQMVRGINFFEFMFWIAGSENQGWISQPGMHKLNDYTNRTAYILTQGIPGARVAMYYPTNSLWLGNNNAAERVKRITHLLLQHKRDFDYIDDDAFTEAINVGHGYLQNKSGQKYNTLIIPSADALSEKAWHVIRDFEKEGGKVLFWGSTPYYIIDRTFEDAKTFVKSDSEFVEPSDEYTANVDAAMPRGEIVVKNNQPEEVNNAPRRGGEPKRMPVDQTIDIRYTRRITPDGEFYFIFNEGHRNQKFSIGMDIIGKAEAWNGETGKISHIDSRIADDRTWVDLEMKPYETVMLRVNKQSKRYDVKDFGAIGDGKTINTHYIQSAIDSIYNNGGGTLVISKGDYITGALFFHKGVNLFLDKGAKLTSTVDEKDFPLVSTRFEGKEQMWKSALLNFNDCKNVEVGGKGIIDGRGVEWKSHPFGTSGRPRLMCFTRCDGGKLSGLLLKDQASWCVHILYTDSFKVDGTVIRAEHTIPSSDGIDIDSSSKVFVTNCDIEDNDDCISIKSGKDEEGRMIGRSSENILISNCRFGYGHSGVDIGSEVSGGIRNVTVKDCIMDAENAGGIRIKSQPSRGGVIENILFKDITLKNPRTVFDINMRWRMVPPLAPAAEKLTELKNIQIINVSGTCQTVGSIIGYDEMPLSSIMFKNCNIKAQKGLIFKNTNIKDLTGLLIKVNEKENVKSAK